Genomic window (Primulina eburnea isolate SZY01 chromosome 8, ASM2296580v1, whole genome shotgun sequence):
GTCTTAGTTCCTTAAATTGGTTTTTTTTGGCTTTTGGTTGCTGAGTGTCGATATGACGTCAATCACGTCTCACGTCTCATTTTTTGATATCATGCTAGCACTTGTGCAAAATAAGAGTAAATTAACCAAATAACGTCAAACTAGAGGACCAAAAGTTAATTCTGACTACTtaatgattaaaaataaataaataaataaataagcttAAATTCATGAAAATTTGGTTATTAATTTCCCTTTTTTCCCTTTATTTGTCTTTGTATCTCGGACAACCTAGCTACTTAGTTCGTGTATTTCCCAAACTTTGGTTCAACTTGAGACATCCTTTATAAGACAAGTTTTTCCTTGTGAGGAACCCAAAATCTGATGCGggcaaatttatatttttgaggTTAACTAAGCTCTCGAAGATTTGGTAATTAACTCCGGAACTGAACCTTTGGCTGCTATTTTCTAATACTTTTAATGTTTTCGCAGACGACGAAACTtcttccaattaatttatttacttAATTTGCTTTAAATTTCTCAGACTCTcgcactatatatatatataaaccaaCGATTAAATAATCTCACATTGATGGAGTGGATGAATAATAATTGTGGAAATTTATTGTATTAGCTAAGAGTAAAGTTGGATTAGATCAGATTAGACAAACTGATAATTGAATTAATTAGTGTATGTACTTTGACTTGTGCATCTGTATCTCCATTATTAGATACTTCTATATATACATACagtatatacacatatatatatcaccATGTTGTACGAAGAACAAGTCTTCAACACACAGATCCACCTTCTAAAAGTTTCAAGATTTTTTCTCCAAAGTGATAACACCTTTCAATTGCTTTCAGAAAGGAAGAAAAAAGATGGGAAGAGCTCCATGCTGTGATAAAGCAAATGTTAAGAAAGGTCCATGGTCACCTGAAGAAGACGCAAAACTTAAGGAATACATAGAGAAACATGGCACTGGAGGCAATTGGATCGCTCTTCCTCACAAAGCTGGTacgtatatatatctatatgtaTCGACGAGGTTCTTTCGAACAACTAGCTAATCCATAAGTGTAGTAGTTTGTTGATGTTTTGAAAAATTAGATTCTTGCCAGGTTCAAGAGTTAGCATGTGAGTTTCTTTTTATTGGTTTCTCGGGGGTTTTAAATATGGGTTTGCTTTTCCTGATTAGATCTCAGAAGATGTGGAAAAAGTTGTAGACTGAGGTGGCTGAACTATCTCAGGCCAAATATTAAACACGGAGAATTTTCAGATGATGAAGATAGAGTCATTTGCAGCCTTTTTGCTAGCATTGGAAGCAGGTATATATATCGACTCACTCTAAAAATTTAGCTGCTGGTAATGTAAGCATGAGGGGGTGGTTTGATGAGTTTTGGTTGcttgtttctttcttctttttcccCCAGAAATACATTAAATTTAGCTAGCAGTGTCAAACTCCATCGTTTGCAATTAAATCATTCGTCGAATTTTGAGTTTTCATATCCATCTtggattttatatatttagggTTCTTGATCATCGGTCGTTTGATCATGCAGATGGTCAATAATAGCAGCTCAATTACCCGGAAGAACAGACAACGACATCAAGAACTACTGGAACACGAAGCTTAAGAAGAAAATCTTGGGGGCATCCAAATCCAACCAATTATTATCCAAGATTAACAACAATTCCATCCCACAAAACCCTTCAATCTCTTCTCCATACCCATCTCTCCAAACCCCATTTGAATTCGGTAACAACACAGCATATCCCACCAATATTTCTGAAGATATTAGGGTTTTCTCCGCTGGTGCCGATCTTGATCCCATCTCTCCCACTTTCCCCACAACGGTTGCTTCAAATCCCACCACCCATTCAGTTTTTCAAGCTCAAAATCATGGATATGTGGGCTTGAATTATAACAACAATACTAGTAACTACATTATGTTTGGAGGGGAAGCTAGCTGCAGTTCATCCGATGGAAGCTCCAATGGTGAAAATCTAAATCTGCAGAAATATTTATACAATAACGGGTTCGATGAAGGTGATCATAAATTCTTGATCAGTAATCCTGCTGGCTTTGGTGCTGATCTTGAGAAAACAGAGAATGGTCATTTTAGCGAGAACCCGTTGGATTACAGTATTGAGGAGATTAAGCAGCTGATTAGCAGTAACAGTACTATTTGCAGTGCTAATCTGAATTTATTTCTGGATGGAATCAAGACTGAAGAACAAGTGTTGTACTACTGACGAAATATTAATCTCATGAATTTCttcttattttaattttttagagtacatattaaaaaaattcctatgttcgtatatattttatttcaggGATGTGATGTGTtactttgcattttaattgaaATTAAACGTGAAAAACAAACATTGAACTtaattttgacaaaaacttgtgtgaaatgatctcacggatcgtattttgttagacaaatattttatttgggtcatccattaaaaagtattattttttatactcagagtattactttttattgtgaatatcggtagggttgacccgtctcacagataaaatttGTGAAATCGTATCACAAGAGTTTAACTTCTAAATTTTTGTGCTGGAGATTGATGTGTGTATAGCAATCATCATTTTCTGCCAAATAATACGAAAAGATAATGTTATTCTTTACATATAGTTTTCCgtgaataaatataattattaaaacatggAGAGAACTTTCAATGCATTTGGACTGTGTGGtaatttgaatctttatttatttattgctaCAATTATTATGTtactaattattttatttcgttTGTTGCTAATTCTGATCTCAGTTCTCCGACAATCGTTCCTATAAATTAACACCGCCATGAATTGTTTATTTAAGGATTGAGATGCCATGaaacataatttatttaaaatatcccTGTCTGTCAAGGATCATTTATTTTACCAATAGTAGAATCTAAACGATACACGATATATAATTTTCACGTTCCCaacatgtttttttatttaaaagaaaaaaaaaactaaatttatgttgtctaatatttttataaatacttCTGATCTGTTCTCTTAAAATAGAATTGTCGAGAATTTGTtcgtttttaataaaaatacatttccaatTAAGATTATGATTATCCATTTCTAAATTCCAATGGGTTCGATATGTCTgtacaaatttaatttaaataaaccattaataattattttttgggAAAATTGCGGTTGTGGTCTTATATATTTGATTATTTGTGATTTTGATCATTTATGTTgtcaaatatattttaataatatatctttcatttcaaaaaaatttaccCAGAGTGCTGATGTTATACAGTAGACATTAGTCCTATGTCGACATTGTATCGATGCTACATCACTCTCATATCAAAAAAAAAGTGAATTACAAGAAAAATCAAATATATCAATCTAAGACTTTAGCAAATGGGATTTTTCCTTTTCAAAAGATATTAAAGGGACTTAATTTTGAAGTGGGAACAAATTTGACTTGAAATGGTTGcggtaaaaaaatataaatcccACTAGGGGAACAAAGACTTTAGCAAATGGGAAACTGAAGTCTTCTTATTTAATCATCAATTGAATATATTCTCATTGGAAGCAGTCCACACTAAGACTCCGGGAAAAATGTGACCATTAAAAAAATCAGTGACCAAGTTCAGCTTATTTAAACACATAAAATTATTTACTTCGGCATTCGTCTAAATCCAGATCGGTTTTCCCTCATTAAACCGGCAAAAACTTCGCTAATTTCTTGGATACGACTTCAGTCATAATGCGAAGTAAAATGATACACGATTACTTCATTGCGTCTACTTCGACAATTATCTACCTATGATTTCATtgaatatgcaaaataaatcaaggaaattcTACTTAATATATATGTTTGTGGATTATTaaatagagtgagtctcatgtgagaccgtctcacggatcaaaatctgtgagacaggtcaaccctactcatattcacaataaaaaagtaatactcttagcataaaaagtagtactttttcatgggtgacccaattaagaaatccgtctcacaaatacgatccgtgagaccgtctctcaCAAGTTTTGcctattaaatattattatataaaatttgtCTCCAAATGTTAATCCAGGCGCAGCCGCCCCTAGTTGCCTTGATGAAAGATAAGGCCAGACAAAGAAAAGTTTAGTTTATCTACCAAAGAAGAATAAGAAAACTTTAGCTtcttttaaaaagttgattaagAAAATTAAtcaagaattttaaaataatgacGCATTGACATCTTCACTGATTTTTCGGATTATGCGATAATTAATTACTTTAAATCAGAAATTGTTCTAAATAACAGCTATATGTAATTTGTCTTATTAATTGGAGGCTAATATATTTTATGAGTAGGGATTATTCACACCGACTGGAGACGGGGATATATTCGGTACGTGACCATACATAAATTTcattttcaaaatataaattgCCAATTTAAAAGGAAAAACAAGAATTGAAAACCATATTGGATAAATTTCAATGTCAAAATAAGAGTTTCAATGGCATTGTAGCTAAAAATCGCATTTAAACAAATTTATTGGAGATTTTTATTTAGGAAAATTACAGATTTGGTTGTATAATTAGTTGACCTAATTATGATTTTAGTCATTTAATTAGTCAATTTCAGCCATAGTACAATAAATTTGCTTCTTTTTTATGATTATAGTCTTTTATTTCATCAGAAAGCTGACGTAATGTCGAATATTGCTGACAAAATGATACTATTAACATGTCCGACGTCCCGTTTGTATTCCTCCggaaaaaagaaataaattagtaaaaaaaaaaaataaaaaatagagaACCAATTGTCTACGTGAAAGTCCATCACATTGTCTGAGTTGGCAgacattaatttatttaaatttattatcgGCCCATAGCTTTTAATGTTATTTGACAATAAGTGCTCGCATTTAATGTTTGTGTTTAATTTCAAACTTTTCAACTTATCAAATTGCGAGTGTTGGTGCGTGAGGGGAAATCATTGTGTACGTACAGATTATCCGGGTATTTAAGCACGTTTTAACTTAAATTTTGGACCATTTTTTGAGTTCAAGATCTTGTTGTAACGGGAGAACAACTTTATATCTCATgtaatatgtatatatttttttattatgttaatAGTCAATTCATAATTTTAGTCCACTAACTTACACATTGTTTTCTTTTTTATCCATTTTCACCGGAAAATGATGACGTTATGTCGGAAAATGGTGACTTAGTGTCGGACATTGCTGGCGTGCTCTAATACATTGCTGACATGTCTGATGCAACATCAGCGTTAATAGACTAAAACTGTGAATTGACCGATTAAAATACCAATAATAGAAAATATGTAAGTTACATAGCCAAATATGTTGTTTTCCTAGTTGTAACAAATCTCACACGGCCAACAAAAACTATCTATATAAATTTGATATAATAACAATTATTTTGAAAGTTTTAAATTTGTTctggaaaaaataaatttaaaatgagaAAATATGATTTGGGGTTATTAGCATAATGTTATTGCGAGTACTAgatcaatttttaaaatatgctCGAATGTTAATATAGGTGTTGATTGATTTTAGTTATTAGTATTTATGAAAGTTTCAATGAATATTATTCATTTATGTATTCatacgtatacttttgttttACACGCTCATATATCCTTTCATTATGTGTGGGCATAAAACCTGAAAAATCGAAAAATCGACCGAACCGAATAATTCGAtttaaatggttcggttttatcggtttttcggtcaattatggttttaaaatttatgaaattcggtttttcggttcggttttcggttttaatcTCCGAAAAACCGGAGCGGCCATATTATTGTTAAGTATAAagtttttatgtataatgggtcatattattgtttaatataagactttttatgtataatgggcCTATTAAGATTTAAGAACTTAGTATCATTAACTCTCAATTTTCAATCCGATCGTTTTTTTCTTTCTCACCAGTTGATGTTTTCTTTCCttttctgtatatatttctttaattttttatataaaaaattaagtcccacaaattaaatgtttgaaaaatactatgatttagattttaaaggCATAAAGTGACGTATAATTTTATTTCGTAACAAATTTTAGCTAATCGTATATAACCGGCCGTATAAACCGAACCGAGAGATattcaaaaccgaaaaccgaaaaccgaaaaaccgaaccattGTAGAGTAAAATCGGACCGAACCGACTGTCGCCCACCCCTACCTTTCATATCGtcctttaatttatttttatttttagacataaaaattttataaaacaaTCCTACAATTTAATTTTAtaagacatatattttattctagacgatttattaaaaaatattaaatacggATCAAATCATCTTCCTCACAgacttattattttttaaattattaattctTCTTATTTATTACCTCATATGCGTATCCACACGTTATAGATTAGATGTTTTTTCCAAGTGAATGGCAAATAAATTTgcttaaaaatcaaaataaaaggaAAATAAACTTTATGTGGCTACGGTATCATGTCATAAAACTTGAAACAATTGTCAGAAAaaataacatcaaaatcaatcaaaacatcaattttatcttcgtctattgagttatatatctatttttttatgaatctcAAAAAGTCAAAAACTTCCGTACTTGAACAGTTGTCTATCCATTGGTTGAAATAGTAAGTTATCAATAAATGTTTGGTTTTAAATCTCTAAAAACTTTCTCTAGCTAATTAAATGTAAAACTGCACACACACCCATGTTGATATAACATTTTTCATATCCttaacaaaaattttaaaatttttgttttgacgTTCGAAATATTGTTGAACGTCGTGTTATTTGATTAAACATATATAAGATTTTAGGGGTTTATCTTTGTATTTAAGAATGTCAGACATCAAACTAGTTCAGGATTAGCAGAGTCAGCATTTCTTTTAATCTTTACAAATGATCTACTGGATAACCACTATTCTTCAACATCTGAATCTGATTCAAGATCAGAAACTTTGTTCTTCTTCtagattgcactagaaaactagGAGAAATTTGCGTCGAGATTGGATCGCTAGAATTTGACAATTAATGGATCAGTTCGGGAACCTTTgagggtgcttcaaacacaatattcttaatgagctgcaatagctcgtgttctaagaatataaaCACCGGTGAATTAggtcgagtttggttttaaaccaagcaaaAAATGTGTGAGTGAGTGATAATGTGTGAGTGTCTGAGAACTAAACAGTGAATACACCGGGAAGGTGTTCTTACACACTGAGAGAAAAGAACTTCTATATTAagctgataacatgttgaagtgttccctcacaATTGGACtaattgcttcttgtaagcttaTAAGACTTTAAGCGTGCTTTTCTTCTTCACACACTATTATTGTTCTgtagtcttcactgatcttcatcTTCTATTTATTGGCGCGAAGTTTGATcctacagtgagactcaattattgtatcaGTTGTATTTTGAATCACTTCCTCGAAATATGTTTGTACTTTCCGACAACTATTCTGGAACGTTTTGGCTTTCAATACTGCTGCACTtctattattgtcctttgactggacaaaagCTTTTCCTCAGtgtgcacagctggattccattgaataaacttgtcgtgttctgcaaactgattgattcataaatgatgttttgtactggtcagttgaactgatcttggtgaaatcagttgactcatcAGCTGGACTGATTTCACTGCTTCAGTTGAGCTGGTCAGCTGGGATCTTCATCAGCTGCTCGAACTTCTGAAGATCTTCTGCTAAACCACCTATCAgttggacaatcagttgaactggttcagttcgATTAAACAGTTGGTGCTTTCAGTTTGCATTCTACGATAGCTTTAGTTACGTTCAGCTAACTGCAGACTTAGGTAAGTTCATTggtaacaaaataacaagttttgttaacatcaaaatcacgCAAGATTGTGAACACAAAAATCTCGTTCATATAACCCCGATCGACGATCAGACGATGTCGATGTATTGATGGTACAAATctcgttcatataatgaaaaacgAAATTTTCGAATGTTGAAATTTTTCACTGATCTATTTTTTATAGCTGTCAGTTTTGTAAAGTTATTCACTAAAATAAACAGTTCCACTCTGCTCATTTATTTAGCAATTAAGCTAACTTTCACAGCTTTCAATAATAGAATCTACTCATAAACTTTTTTATGAGCAAACTGTTTggtctccatcaaactatatttgtcaaattcaactccttgaatttgactatctcaacgggaacacataATTCAATACTTATGTGACTCTCAGTGGTTCAAAGATACAGATAGCCATAAGTTcactccatgtgattcagaacaaCATTTGTTCTTATTCGGCTTACCTTAATTAGCATACGTCAGATCATGGTAAAAGCGTTTTTAATAACGTTTTATGATCCCCTAGGTTTCACTAATAATTTCTGCAAGAATTAATAAGTTAGAGTTAGTGTACATTACGATCCCTTCAaatcatatatctcgatcgagtCTACAACAATTGATATATCAAGAGTTGCAAATGAATTCGATAAAGATCTAATGTATttttgagtaataatagtgaTATCGTATGTGCAACTAAGAAATCCATTTCCCTAAAGCATATGTCTTGCTCTGACCGAAGACTCTTTGCACTATTAACACATCAAATCAGATTGGATATCTTCACCCGTATGTGAGCGTTGAACCTCCAACTAAAATGTATTGGCTcatatgtattttgaaactacaCTCAACCTCACCACTTGACgaccctcaatggagtcggtaaGTGTATTATTGTACTCAAAGCTTCCATGTTGTCtcaaatcaaataattaatGATGTACTACTATAACCACAAACTAAAATAttcgataagtgataaccatTTGAAAATTTCGAGGCAGCGTTGTTAATTGCCTCGTCAAATGATCACTCATGGCGTTTTCATCATATATGTTAGTCTCAAGCTCGAGCGACTTTAATCCTTGCTTTAGGCAATAATCGACTAGaaacacattaaaaatacaATACTCTTCATAATGAATTTCATGATCCACTAGACTCGTGGACCCCATGGTacttatattatatttaaggactttatctatgtcgCTTAGATAtttatacagataaagtaaatatcataattagataaaatcataaaatataattaaattaaagattagttttacataaaaataataaagctCAGACCACAAGATGACTTATTGGACATCTAATCTAACAATATTTTGTAGTCTCTTTATTAATTTCtctatgtttctttttatgaGAGAACAACAAGTCAACATAACGAGAGCTTACTATATACTATATTTGCACTTGTTATAGCTACCAAATTT
Coding sequences:
- the LOC140837993 gene encoding uncharacterized protein, whose protein sequence is MGRAPCCDKANVKKGPWSPEEDAKLKEYIEKHGTGGNWIALPHKADLRRCGKSCRLRWLNYLRPNIKHGEFSDDEDRVICSLFASIGSRWSIIAAQLPGRTDNDIKNYWNTKLKKKILGASKSNQLLSKINNNSIPQNPSISSPYPSLQTPFEFGNNTAYPTNISEDIRVFSAGADLDPISPTFPTTVASNPTTHSVFQAQNHGYVGLNYNNNTSNYIMFGGEASCSSSDGSSNGENLNLQKYLYNNGFDEGDHKFLISNPAGFGADLEKTENGHFSENPLDYSIEEIKQLISSNSTICSANLNLFLDGIKTEEQVLYY